One Augochlora pura isolate Apur16 chromosome 10, APUR_v2.2.1, whole genome shotgun sequence DNA window includes the following coding sequences:
- the LOC144476297 gene encoding uncharacterized protein LOC144476297 isoform X1: protein MQCGLCAVVAGLFRRAMCIAGSRRGSGESCYQELPATAEAQPRRHSQVAPIETGLKAAEIAEHVKEAVETQQRRTTGITVDSGEQNAVFVRISESTALPPPSVSVTLPEVSDEPAKESPFRRLSEVDRILLESLDIGRSRPRPTGRFLTMHKRRRKRLTTRSLNQEQGMLDDIFHGLVQCVLQKAGNWRFNAFTLETVTGGRSLPVLCVHLFHWYGLLQHFNLDVVTVWKLFAFIEEGYHSTNPYHNSIHATDVTQAMHCFLQEKKIRMHLTDLEIMASLIAAVTHDLDHPGVNQPFLVATSNHLAALYQNTSVLENHHWRSAIGCLLESGVSDQLPANIRPELQRHISSLILATDITRQQEFLEKFKHYLDENLLEMERAEDRHFILQIALKCADISNPCRPWDISRKWSYKVCEEFFRQGDYERRLNLPVTPLCDRHTTSIPKIQAGFFKFVVTPLYEEWHRFLGDGLSVSLMEHLRGNQKKWELLILQEAAEETETEISELEEIEDEISSAEDPAADEEVGSIDPLIPAAYVQSSRIQSLPARVGLERIGRRHSVPLSVAKPLSLVPRATARRESLPTEHNKGKSLLLRLEDQSLLLDPGSMSLLSSKSSVHELSPNANANANTTERPVSAESLLPEPSIASITSSAEASRLSSVLQPDNQKSGAQSKQLTRQQTFPPLQPYVRMRYLSTTAEMSQCYSQTLVEANSSASSSGSVKDKSCSNGHCGTPPTQEADASQAKSSIEKASRESLVADAAGKRRGSAVLEAYRPKPDALPTGDHPRRHSLSVQAIRLDDANSKNRHHKRPASAQGSDSAQVFYASLTGSRNDKNTRNVDPEARSDGGPASKAKHESEKVLGQDPRTITSFNKSDQCSSSMHVAKPKCVESELRRYSTPVPETKTIMTDAGGRRFTAIPVSSELGTHKVFFIGSPPDSPPLIQSISSSSDSGSEPRKYAGDNEIVSIGSKRDPEAVKEKSSKVAKLSLDVQMKENVDPRAVDDPKGITLSRKGSQPWARRRGSAPVGLLSRLDDITVPSIPSTRVDHTSRRGSVPTDITRHQGGGCNRLALGVREGNITTPRRASLPQETALGNLLGNILSLTNERENLPMNNNNNNNNTGTSNNNGLARIIDSTGPSMPSPRRGSVPADISELRRDMFNRSSINGKPRNRKKILRRRSSGGPEMFSGGSTDGNDNGTWLIWKRELGKRDPIPEPLVKRRGSLPIEMVAISHAGSGSGARRSSLWRL from the exons AGAAGGACTACGGGGATAACGGTGGACAGCGGGGAACAGAATGCCGTGTTCGTCCGCATCTCCG AAAGCACGGCGCTGCCACCACCGAGCGTATCGGTAACCTTGCCGGAAGTCAGCGATGAACCAGCGAAAGAGTCACCGTTCAGACGTCTGTCGGAGGTGGACCGAATCCTCTTGGAGAGTTTGGACATCGGTCGTTCCCGGCCCAGGCCCACCGGTCGATTCCTCACGATGCACAAGCGGCGCCGTAAGAGGCTTACCACGAGATCCTTGAATCAGGAGCAGGGAATGCTGGACGATATTTTCCATGGTCTGGTTCAG TGCGTGCTCCAGAAGGCCGGCAATTGGCGGTTCAATGCGTTTACGTTGGAAACTGTGACGGGAG GCCGATCGCTACCAGTATTATGCGTCCATCTTTTTCATTGGTACGGACTGTTGCAACATTTCAACTTGGACGTGGTAACGGTGTGGAAATTGTTCG CTTTCATCGAGGAGGGTTATCACAGCACAAACCCTTACCACAACAGTATACACGCGACGGACGTGACGCAAGCGATGCACTGCTTCCTTCAAGAGAAAAAA ATTAGGATGCACTTAACCGACTTGGAAATCATGGCATCGCTGATAGCCGCGGTGACGCACGATCTGGATCACCCAGGCGTCAATCAACCGTTTCTCGTCGCCACGAGCAATCACCTGGCTGCGCTCTACCAA AACACGTCGGTTCTCGAAAATCATCACTGGCGGTCGGCGATAGGATGTCTTCTGGAGAGCGGCGTTTCCGATCAGTTGCCCGCTAATATCAGACCAGAGCTTCAACGACACATCAGCTCGTTGATCCTGGCCACCGATATTACGCGGCAGCAAGAGTTCctcgaaaaattcaaa CACTATTTGGACGAGAATCTGTTGGAAATGGAGCGCGCGGAGGATCGGCATTTCATTCTGCAGATAGCCTTAAAATGCGCTGATATATCAAACCCGTGCAGACCTTGGGACATCTCGAGGAAGTGGTCGTACAAAGTATGCGAGGAATTCTTTCGACAAGGCGATTACGAACGTCGGCTGAACCTGCCGGTGACGCCGTTATGCGATCGACATACCACCAGCATACCGAAGATACAGGCCGGATTCTTCAAATTCGTGGTGACACCCCTTTACGAGGAGTGGCACCGTTTCCTCGGGGACGGGCTGAGCGTCTCGCTGATGGAGCACCTGCGGGGCAATCAGAAGAAATGGGAATTGTTGATCCTGCAGGAGGCGGCCGAGGAAACCGAGACGGAGATCTCCGAGCTGGAAGAGATCGAGGACGAGATCAGCTCGGCGGAGGACCCGGCCGCGGACGAGGAGGTCGGAAGCATCGATCCGCTGATACCGGCGGCGTACGTTCAGTCCTCCCGGATCCAGAGTCTGCCGGCTCGGGTCGGCCTCGAGCGGATCGGCAGGCGTCACTCTGTCCCGCTGAGCGTCGCGAAACCGTTGTCCCTGGTCCCGCGCGCCACGGCGAGGCGCGAGAGCCTGCCCACCGAGCACAACAAGGGCAAGAGCTTGCTGCTGCGTCTCGAGGACCAGAGCCTGCTGCTGGATCCGGGCTCGATGTCTCTGCTCTCGTCGAAGAGCAGCGTGCACGAGCTCTCtccgaacgcgaacgcgaacgcgaacacgACGGAGAGGCCGGTCAGCGCGGAGAGTCTGCTGCCGGAGCCGAGCATAGCCAGCATCACCAGCAGCGCCGAAGCGTCCAGGCTGAGCTCGGTCCTCCAGCCGGACAATCAAAAATCGGGGGCGCAGTCGAAGCAGCTGACGAGGCAGCAGACATTCCCGCCTCTGCAGCCGTACGTCCGCATGAGATACCTGTCCACCACCGCGGAGATGTCGCAGTGTTACTCGCAGACTCTGGTCGAGGCGAACAGCTCGGCCTCCTCCTCGGGATCGGTCAAGGACAAGTCCTGTTCGAACGGCCATTGCGGCACACCGCCGACGCAGGAAGCGGACGCGTCGCAAGCCAAGTCCAGCATCGAGAAAGCATCCCGTGAGTCGCTGGTGGCGGACGCGGCGGGCAAAAGGCGCGGTTCCGCGGTTCTCGAGGCTTATAGACCAAAGCCGGACGCCCTCCCGACCGGCGATCACCCGCGGCGTCACTCCCTGTCCGTGCAAGCTATCCGCCTCGACGACGCCAACTCGAAGAATCGCCACCACAAACGACCCGCCTCTGCTCAAGGATCGGACTCCGCTCAAGTGTTCTACGCGTCACTGACCGGCTCTCGGAACGACAAGAACACCCGCAACGTCGACCCCGAGGCGAGGTCGGACGGCGGGCCCGCGTCCAAGGCGAAACACGAGAGTGAGAAAGTATTGGGCCAGGATCCGCGGACTATAACGTCGTTCAATAAATCCGACCAGTGTAGCAGTTCGATGCATGTCGCGAAACCGAAATGCGTCGAGTCCGAATTGCGAAGATACTCGACTCCTGTGCCAGAAACTAAGACAATAATGACCGACGCCGGTGGCAGACGGTTCACCGCGATACCAGTGTCTTCGGAACTCGGCACGCATAAAGTGTTCTTCATCGGTAGCCCGCCAGACTCGCCGCCCCTGATCCAAAGCATATCGTCGTCGAGCGACAGTGGCAGCGAGCCGCGGAAATACGCCGGTGACAATGAGATCGTGTCGATCGGCAGCAAACGGGACCCGGAGGCCGTCAAGGAGAAGAGCTCGAAGGTCGCCAAACTCAGCCTCGACGTGCAAATGAAGGAGAACGTTGACCCGCGCGCGGTCGACGATCCGAAAGGGATAACGCTGTCTAGGAAGGGAAGCCAG CCATGGGCGAGAAGACGAGGATCTGCTCCAGTCGGTCTTTTATCAAGATTGGACGACATCACCGTACCGTCTATACCATCCACTAGGGTTGATCATACTTCCAGGCGTGGATCCGTACCCACGGACATTACAAGGCACCAAG GTGGAGGCTGCAATCGATTGGCCTTAGGCGTTAGAGAGGGAAACATTACAACACCCAGGAGAGCGAGTCTTCCGCAAGAAACTGCTCTTGGAAATCTTCTCGGCAACATTTTATCGTTAACCA ATGAACGAGAGAATCTCCCAatgaacaataataacaataataacaataccgGAACAAGCAACAATAACGGATTAGCAAGAATAATCGATAGCACCGGACCTAGTAtgccgtcgccgcggcgaggtTCAGTGCCAGCAGACATATCTGAATTACGCCGTGATATGTTCAATAGGAGTAGCATAAATGGTAAGCCTCGTAATCGGAAAAAGATTTTGAGGAGGAGAAGTTCTGGAGGACCAGAAATGTTTTCTGGAGGATCCACAGATGGGAACGATAATGGCACATGGCTTATATGGAAGAGGGAACTAGGAAAAAGGGATCCGATTCCTGAACCGCTCGTCAAGCGAAGAGGTTCCCTGCCCATAGAGATGGTGGCCATTTCTCATGCTG GATCAGGATCGGGGGCTCGAAGATCCAGTTTATGGAGACTTTAG
- the LOC144476297 gene encoding uncharacterized protein LOC144476297 isoform X2 translates to MQCGLCAVVAGLFRRAMCIAGSRRGSGESCYQELPATAEAQPRRHSQVAPIETGLKAAEIAEHVKEAVETQQRRTTGITVDSGEQNAVFVRISESTALPPPSVSVTLPEVSDEPAKESPFRRLSEVDRILLESLDIGRSRPRPTGRFLTMHKRRRKRLTTRSLNQEQGMLDDIFHGLVQCVLQKAGNWRFNAFTLETVTGGRSLPVLCVHLFHWYGLLQHFNLDVVTVWKLFAFIEEGYHSTNPYHNSIHATDVTQAMHCFLQEKKIRMHLTDLEIMASLIAAVTHDLDHPGVNQPFLVATSNHLAALYQNTSVLENHHWRSAIGCLLESGVSDQLPANIRPELQRHISSLILATDITRQQEFLEKFKHYLDENLLEMERAEDRHFILQIALKCADISNPCRPWDISRKWSYKVCEEFFRQGDYERRLNLPVTPLCDRHTTSIPKIQAGFFKFVVTPLYEEWHRFLGDGLSVSLMEHLRGNQKKWELLILQEAAEETETEISELEEIEDEISSAEDPAADEEVGSIDPLIPAAYVQSSRIQSLPARVGLERIGRRHSVPLSVAKPLSLVPRATARRESLPTEHNKGKSLLLRLEDQSLLLDPGSMSLLSSKSSVHELSPNANANANTTERPVSAESLLPEPSIASITSSAEASRLSSVLQPDNQKSGAQSKQLTRQQTFPPLQPYVRMRYLSTTAEMSQCYSQTLVEANSSASSSGSVKDKSCSNGHCGTPPTQEADASQAKSSIEKASRESLVADAAGKRRGSAVLEAYRPKPDALPTGDHPRRHSLSVQAIRLDDANSKNRHHKRPASAQGSDSAQVFYASLTGSRNDKNTRNVDPEARSDGGPASKAKHESEKVLGQDPRTITSFNKSDQCSSSMHVAKPKCVESELRRYSTPVPETKTIMTDAGGRRFTAIPVSSELGTHKVFFIGSPPDSPPLIQSISSSSDSGSEPRKYAGDNEIVSIGSKRDPEAVKEKSSKVAKLSLDVQMKENVDPRAVDDPKGITLSRKGSQPWARRRGSAPVGLLSRLDDITVPSIPSTRVDHTSRRGSVPTDITRHQGGGCNRLALGVREGNITTPRRASLPQETALGNLLGNILSLTNERENLPMNNNNNNNNTGTSNNNGLARIIDSTGPSMPSPRRGSVPADISELRRDMFNRSSINGKPRNRKKILRRRSSGGPEMFSGGSTDGNDNGTWLIWKRELGKRDPIPEPLVKRRGSLPIEMVAISHAGRYNRR, encoded by the exons AGAAGGACTACGGGGATAACGGTGGACAGCGGGGAACAGAATGCCGTGTTCGTCCGCATCTCCG AAAGCACGGCGCTGCCACCACCGAGCGTATCGGTAACCTTGCCGGAAGTCAGCGATGAACCAGCGAAAGAGTCACCGTTCAGACGTCTGTCGGAGGTGGACCGAATCCTCTTGGAGAGTTTGGACATCGGTCGTTCCCGGCCCAGGCCCACCGGTCGATTCCTCACGATGCACAAGCGGCGCCGTAAGAGGCTTACCACGAGATCCTTGAATCAGGAGCAGGGAATGCTGGACGATATTTTCCATGGTCTGGTTCAG TGCGTGCTCCAGAAGGCCGGCAATTGGCGGTTCAATGCGTTTACGTTGGAAACTGTGACGGGAG GCCGATCGCTACCAGTATTATGCGTCCATCTTTTTCATTGGTACGGACTGTTGCAACATTTCAACTTGGACGTGGTAACGGTGTGGAAATTGTTCG CTTTCATCGAGGAGGGTTATCACAGCACAAACCCTTACCACAACAGTATACACGCGACGGACGTGACGCAAGCGATGCACTGCTTCCTTCAAGAGAAAAAA ATTAGGATGCACTTAACCGACTTGGAAATCATGGCATCGCTGATAGCCGCGGTGACGCACGATCTGGATCACCCAGGCGTCAATCAACCGTTTCTCGTCGCCACGAGCAATCACCTGGCTGCGCTCTACCAA AACACGTCGGTTCTCGAAAATCATCACTGGCGGTCGGCGATAGGATGTCTTCTGGAGAGCGGCGTTTCCGATCAGTTGCCCGCTAATATCAGACCAGAGCTTCAACGACACATCAGCTCGTTGATCCTGGCCACCGATATTACGCGGCAGCAAGAGTTCctcgaaaaattcaaa CACTATTTGGACGAGAATCTGTTGGAAATGGAGCGCGCGGAGGATCGGCATTTCATTCTGCAGATAGCCTTAAAATGCGCTGATATATCAAACCCGTGCAGACCTTGGGACATCTCGAGGAAGTGGTCGTACAAAGTATGCGAGGAATTCTTTCGACAAGGCGATTACGAACGTCGGCTGAACCTGCCGGTGACGCCGTTATGCGATCGACATACCACCAGCATACCGAAGATACAGGCCGGATTCTTCAAATTCGTGGTGACACCCCTTTACGAGGAGTGGCACCGTTTCCTCGGGGACGGGCTGAGCGTCTCGCTGATGGAGCACCTGCGGGGCAATCAGAAGAAATGGGAATTGTTGATCCTGCAGGAGGCGGCCGAGGAAACCGAGACGGAGATCTCCGAGCTGGAAGAGATCGAGGACGAGATCAGCTCGGCGGAGGACCCGGCCGCGGACGAGGAGGTCGGAAGCATCGATCCGCTGATACCGGCGGCGTACGTTCAGTCCTCCCGGATCCAGAGTCTGCCGGCTCGGGTCGGCCTCGAGCGGATCGGCAGGCGTCACTCTGTCCCGCTGAGCGTCGCGAAACCGTTGTCCCTGGTCCCGCGCGCCACGGCGAGGCGCGAGAGCCTGCCCACCGAGCACAACAAGGGCAAGAGCTTGCTGCTGCGTCTCGAGGACCAGAGCCTGCTGCTGGATCCGGGCTCGATGTCTCTGCTCTCGTCGAAGAGCAGCGTGCACGAGCTCTCtccgaacgcgaacgcgaacgcgaacacgACGGAGAGGCCGGTCAGCGCGGAGAGTCTGCTGCCGGAGCCGAGCATAGCCAGCATCACCAGCAGCGCCGAAGCGTCCAGGCTGAGCTCGGTCCTCCAGCCGGACAATCAAAAATCGGGGGCGCAGTCGAAGCAGCTGACGAGGCAGCAGACATTCCCGCCTCTGCAGCCGTACGTCCGCATGAGATACCTGTCCACCACCGCGGAGATGTCGCAGTGTTACTCGCAGACTCTGGTCGAGGCGAACAGCTCGGCCTCCTCCTCGGGATCGGTCAAGGACAAGTCCTGTTCGAACGGCCATTGCGGCACACCGCCGACGCAGGAAGCGGACGCGTCGCAAGCCAAGTCCAGCATCGAGAAAGCATCCCGTGAGTCGCTGGTGGCGGACGCGGCGGGCAAAAGGCGCGGTTCCGCGGTTCTCGAGGCTTATAGACCAAAGCCGGACGCCCTCCCGACCGGCGATCACCCGCGGCGTCACTCCCTGTCCGTGCAAGCTATCCGCCTCGACGACGCCAACTCGAAGAATCGCCACCACAAACGACCCGCCTCTGCTCAAGGATCGGACTCCGCTCAAGTGTTCTACGCGTCACTGACCGGCTCTCGGAACGACAAGAACACCCGCAACGTCGACCCCGAGGCGAGGTCGGACGGCGGGCCCGCGTCCAAGGCGAAACACGAGAGTGAGAAAGTATTGGGCCAGGATCCGCGGACTATAACGTCGTTCAATAAATCCGACCAGTGTAGCAGTTCGATGCATGTCGCGAAACCGAAATGCGTCGAGTCCGAATTGCGAAGATACTCGACTCCTGTGCCAGAAACTAAGACAATAATGACCGACGCCGGTGGCAGACGGTTCACCGCGATACCAGTGTCTTCGGAACTCGGCACGCATAAAGTGTTCTTCATCGGTAGCCCGCCAGACTCGCCGCCCCTGATCCAAAGCATATCGTCGTCGAGCGACAGTGGCAGCGAGCCGCGGAAATACGCCGGTGACAATGAGATCGTGTCGATCGGCAGCAAACGGGACCCGGAGGCCGTCAAGGAGAAGAGCTCGAAGGTCGCCAAACTCAGCCTCGACGTGCAAATGAAGGAGAACGTTGACCCGCGCGCGGTCGACGATCCGAAAGGGATAACGCTGTCTAGGAAGGGAAGCCAG CCATGGGCGAGAAGACGAGGATCTGCTCCAGTCGGTCTTTTATCAAGATTGGACGACATCACCGTACCGTCTATACCATCCACTAGGGTTGATCATACTTCCAGGCGTGGATCCGTACCCACGGACATTACAAGGCACCAAG GTGGAGGCTGCAATCGATTGGCCTTAGGCGTTAGAGAGGGAAACATTACAACACCCAGGAGAGCGAGTCTTCCGCAAGAAACTGCTCTTGGAAATCTTCTCGGCAACATTTTATCGTTAACCA ATGAACGAGAGAATCTCCCAatgaacaataataacaataataacaataccgGAACAAGCAACAATAACGGATTAGCAAGAATAATCGATAGCACCGGACCTAGTAtgccgtcgccgcggcgaggtTCAGTGCCAGCAGACATATCTGAATTACGCCGTGATATGTTCAATAGGAGTAGCATAAATGGTAAGCCTCGTAATCGGAAAAAGATTTTGAGGAGGAGAAGTTCTGGAGGACCAGAAATGTTTTCTGGAGGATCCACAGATGGGAACGATAATGGCACATGGCTTATATGGAAGAGGGAACTAGGAAAAAGGGATCCGATTCCTGAACCGCTCGTCAAGCGAAGAGGTTCCCTGCCCATAGAGATGGTGGCCATTTCTCATGCTGGTCGGTACAATCGTAGATAA